From Gammaproteobacteria bacterium:
GACTTTGTAGCCCGGGGAAACAGCCACACGATCGTTCACGGAGACCGAACCTCGCTTTCGATCGCGGCCGCGTCGATTCTCGCCAAGGTAACCCGCGACAGGCTCATGCGCTCCCTCTCCAGCGACCTCCCGTGGTATCGGCTAGAGCGAAACAAGGGCTACCCGAGCCCAGCTCATCGAGCGGCGCTACAGGTGTGGGGCCCTTCGACCCTCCACCGCACGTCATGGGGATTCATGGACAAACTGATGTGGCAACGGCGTCCGGCGATCCGATAGGTCGAAGCCGAAGACCTGATCTGCGGTCTCCATGGCTGCGGACGGCTGTTTACGGCGGGAGTGAACGCCCGCGCTGCTTCAGAGCAACTCTGCAGAATCGCCCCACGAGTCGAGGACGGGGGAGCGCATCAAGACGCTCACTGGACCGGAAACGAACCCTGCGTGTGTCTCAGACACGCGCGCCGGCTACAAACGGTCTCAACGGCTCTCATGGCCCAATCGCAGCCGCAGAGCGCAACAATCCACGCCTTCCCGACTCGACGAGGCACCCTCGGAAACCGCACTGGCCACGGGAACAGGCCGCCACCGACCACGCATCCGAGCGCGTTCGCCGGGAAGGTGCACCACGCCGTGATCAGGAGTTGATCCGGTGCGGTAAGCTCGAATCATGAGGGTGCGTCTACCTGCCGTCGCCGGTACCTTCTATCCGCAGGACCCCGTCCAGCTTCGCGGCATGATCGAAGGGTTCCTTGCCTCGGCGAAGGTCGACATCACCCGCCACCCGAAAGCGATCATTACTCCTCATGCCGGGTACATCTACTCGGGTCCTGTTGCCGCCATGGCATACGCGACCCTCAACCGGGACATCGTTCACAGAGTCGTCGTGATTGGACCGTCCCACTTCGTCTGGCTCGAAGGCCTGGCCCTCCCCGGTGTGGACAGTTTCCGAACTCCACTTGGGGACATCCCGCTGGTCGATCCTCTCCCGGTGCAGCTTCCCGTCATCCCTTCCGCACACGCCAGGGAGCACTCCATCGAGGTCCAGCTGCCCTTCCTCCAGGTCGTCCTCGACGAGTTCGACCTGATTCCACTGGTCGTTGGAGACGCTGAGCCGGCACTGGTCGCCGACACACTCGAAGCACTCCAGGGAGGACCGGAAACGTTGATTGTCGTCAGTTCCGATCTGTCCCACTATCTCGGTTATGAAGACGCCCGACGCGTGGATTCGATAACGGCATCCCGGATCGTAAAGGGGCAAGGGAATGCCCTCGCGCGACATTCCGCCTGTGGGCTTCGCGGGATTCAAGGTGTCTTGCAGTTCGCCGAACGGCACCAACTCTCCGTACGCCTTCTCGATCTTCGCAACTCGGGAGACACCGCCGGCGACAAGGATCAGGTCGTTGGCTACGGAGCGTTCGCGATCGGTTGACGACCTCAGCGGGAAGGACGCTGCGTGACGTTCGTACAGGGAGGGCAACAACAGACTCGTCGACCCCCATTAGGCTGCTGTGCGTGAACGTAGTCGTCATCGGAGCGGGCCTCGGAGGGCTGAGCGCCGCTGCCCACCTGGCACGAGCAGGCCTCGGTGTGACCGTGCTCGAGCACCATTCCGTCCCTGGAGGCTACGCCCACGAATTCAAGCGGGATGACTTCCGCTTCGAGGTTGCCCTGCACGCCCTGGACGGCGCCGGTCCGGGAGGTTGGCTGTATCCCATCCTGGAGGAACTCGGAATCGATCTTCCGATGACGAGACTCGACCCTCTCTACCAGGCACACTATCCAGACATCCACATCACGGTACCGGCCGATCTGGCCGAGTACCAGGCGCAGCTCAGGTCTCTGTTCCCCGGCGAGCGTGAGGGAATCGATAGTCTGGTCGA
This genomic window contains:
- the amrB gene encoding AmmeMemoRadiSam system protein B; the protein is MMRVRLPAVAGTFYPQDPVQLRGMIEGFLASAKVDITRHPKAIITPHAGYIYSGPVAAMAYATLNRDIVHRVVVIGPSHFVWLEGLALPGVDSFRTPLGDIPLVDPLPVQLPVIPSAHAREHSIEVQLPFLQVVLDEFDLIPLVVGDAEPALVADTLEALQGGPETLIVVSSDLSHYLGYEDARRVDSITASRIVKGQGNALARHSACGLRGIQGVLQFAERHQLSVRLLDLRNSGDTAGDKDQVVGYGAFAIG